TTGTTGCCTAGTTTGTTGCATAATTTGTTGCCTGCTTTGTTGCCTAGTTTGTTGCCTGCTTTGTTGCCTGCTTTGTTGCCTGCTTTGTTGCATAGTTTGTTGCCTAGTTTGTTGCCTAGTTTGTTGCATGCTTTGTTGCCTGCTTTGTTGCCTAGTTTGTTGCCTGCTTTGTTGCATAGTTTGTTGCCTAGTTTGTTGCATGCTTTGTTGCTAGTTTGTTGCCTAGTTTGTTGCCTGCTTTGTTGCCTAGTTTGTTGCCTAGTTTGTTGCCTGCTTTGTTGCCTGCTTTGTTGCCTAGTTTGTTGCCTAGTTTGTTGCCCGCTTTGTTAGAGTACTAGTTAGAGTACTAGTTAGAGTACTAGTTAGAGCACTAGTTAGAGCACTAGTTAGAGCACTAGTTAGAGCACTAGTTAGAGCACTAGTTAGAGTACTAGTTAGAGCACTAGTTAGAGTACTAGTTAGAGTACTAGTTAGTTAGCTTCCTGTGTGTAGTCTGTGTTAGCTGCATGTTGCTAACACTGACAAATCTCGCGCCAAAGCTGACCTTCCTGAGAAACTCGTCCAAACAACAACATCACCTGATAAACTTTCAAACGAGGCAGTAAATACCTGGTGGTGAGTTCTCTTCTGCAGACCCCGGCTGACAACAGATCCCGCCACTCTGCTTCAATTCGTGAACTCTCACCCAGGGAAAGCGCGGAATTTTTTTTCGTTTCTAGGCTCAACAGCGAAGGAATGGACAGTGACGTCACGGACGGGGCGGAGACTCAACGGTAAAGATAAGGAAGTGGAACGCGGCTCTGACTCTACCCCAGTTAATGCTCCCCCGGAAGTGACGTAACAACGTACGCGTCAGAGAAGGGGGGGAaatcttttaattttattatgtttttgtattaataacatccaaaaataacaatttacaCAACATAaacgttatttttttttttctatttttattttatttttattttattttaattaaagcatGGAAGTAAACACAAGAAGGAGGACCGTGTACTCCACCGGAAGTGACGTAACAACGTACGCATCAGAGAAGGGGGGAAaatcttttaattttatttagtttttgagTTAACTACATCCAATAATAACAATTTACGCAACATAAACgctattttttctatttttattttattttaattaaagcatGGAAGTAAACACTCACAGGAAGGAGGACCGTGTACTCCCCCGGAAGTGACGTAACAACGTACGCATCAGAGAAGGGGGGAaatcttttaattttatttagtttttgtattaATAACATCCAATAATAACAATTTACACAACATAAACGctattgttttctatttttattttttttaaattttattttattttcaattgcttaacaaacaaatgatgttTTAGGTCAAcctcatagactgtatataagaagggTCTGCCTTCATTACTACCTTTATACATttgagttgttttatttttaacaataagATTTATTGTTGACAGTTTGATAATTATATTCCCCTGCACTTCTAATGTGCTCAGCATTTATCTCGCCCGCTTACATAAATTATTTGTGCAGTTACGTCATTATCATATGGTTTTAGATTTTAATGATAATGCAGTATACAAGAAAGgcaacagtgttttgttttttgtttttctgcatatGTCTGCAGGCGATGTTAACATTAATCAACGATGAACTCAGTTTGGCACCGTATGGACTGATGATATAAACAACAGGCCTATAGTCACACGATTACAAATAGGTGCCATTCAATACTCCAGAGGGAGTTCACTTGAGTGTTGGTTgtttaagctttatttatttaggaaaTTTCATTGACATCAAGATCTTCTTTGCGAGAGAGGTTTCAGAACAAATTACATGTATGCAGGTAGGACAATTCAGTCACCATGACACACTAATCAAATCAATATCTATTAAAAATATTAGCAGGCCAACTTTAAAATACGTCAGCTAAACACCCTAACCCCTTTTACAGCTGCAGAGattctacatttatttaattgcttGATCGACAGATAAATACATGGAAAATATGATGATCGATTAATTATTTAGGTCATTTCCTGTTCCAATGTTAGAAATTGCTTCTAAGTTAAATCTTCTTACTTCTTACTAAATTGCTCTAGTCTTATATGATACATGATAGccaatttaatatatttgtcttttggTCAGATAAAACAAGATGCCATGCCTTTGCACTGTGGGAATTGTTCACCATATGCTGGTATTTTATTAACTAAAccattaataaatgaatcaagaaaataacCCACAAATCAAGAAAATCAGTCTTTTGTTGGAGGAACCTTTCAAACTAACCTATGATTTAGTGTCATGGTTTTTCACTTTAAACTGAAATAGAAATGGTAAATCTCCCCAAAAATAGTGAGCGAGGCTtcataaatgaaaacacagcgcctcagtgtgtctgtgcagaTCTCTAAAAGATGCTTTGGTTTTCTCTCACACCCTCCAGACACAGATAAGCAAACACAGCCAGAGGTCACGAGTCAACATCTCTGAGGCTGGCAGGAGTGCAGTGCCACGCTCAGTGACGCCTCAGCTGTGCAGATCTTTGCTGAAATCAGGAGTCTCAGATAGTGACTATATTTAACCACCGGTTCAGCAGATTTTCCAACATATACCATGTGTTCAGGCCAATCAGGGATGAAAGGTGGTGGGGGGGTTAGACAGATGGCAGCATGGAAAGGGTAGGTACAGGATGGACCACAGAGATATGTGGAGGGGTTGGGTGTCTTAATGTCACTGGTCACGTTGTGTTTGCAAAACTATGCTCTGACTCTCAGAAGACATTATAAATaactctctccctcctcttttgtATGGATGAAGAGATAATTGACCAACCACTGCAAAACCCTTTCACCTCGGCTCAGCCAATTGCATCCCTCAGAGGAGGAAAACGCCTATTCAGTCTCTCTGTGTGCATGGGGCGGGGATGGAGCTCAGACTGGGACCAGTAAGAATGAAGCTCATGCATAATATATTATCTGAGACCCTGAATACACCAACCCAACCTTCTTCCTGCATCCGAGCCCAGTTCCATGGGCGTCCTGTCCCTCATCTGACAGCAGACGCACCAAACCAAAGTGCGTCGTTTTCATTTGGAGATCCGCCCCCTGTTTCCTCACTATCCTCTGGTTACATTTTCTTGTGTGGATTGACTGCAACAGCTGCCAATGTGTTGTTCATCTTCCTGAAGTTTGCACAAAATCAAAGGGTGAGtgcacatctgtgtttttttttaattctccaTAATGATCATGgttgaatacttcctccacagACGCATCGGGACGCGGTGTGCTTTGCGCGTCGGCGGCTGCAGTATGTGCCTGATGTCACGTTCACTCTTCAACATAAGAGGATACACAGACGACACACTCTGCAGCATGCATGTTCTCTGCTGATGTGTTATGCATCTGTTCAATCTTTCACCGAGCAGTCCTCTGATGCCTGATTTGGGTTTTGTCCTTCCCCAGACTTGTAGGCCTAGTGGGCCTTTCAAACCAAATTATTAGTAAAAGGATATGACATTGTAAAGTGCATTGTGGAGATTATTGTTactgcatgtatgtgtgagtgtcagTAGTTTATTATAAAGGAGGATGGGGTCCCCCTCCAGGGAGCTCCAGGGAACCCCAGGGGGTCCCAAATAAATGAGCAGCACTTTGAGTTCATCTCTGTGgtattctctctctttaacattacattacattacattatcttttatccaaagcgacttacaggaagtgtattcaacataggtattcaagagaactactagtcaccagaagtcataagtgcatctcctttcttaaacaagcatcttaaagcataaaccagagcaaaagtatagtgcagaggcaaattactacgaaaacaataattgcaacagactaatacgaatataacaaGTGCTACAAACCACTGGATGATGGTTTCTTCACATGGTTATTTTTATATCCATCTCACAAAGCTAGAATCacctctttctttgtctctccctcttaAATATGTGTTTGGCTTGCCTTTAATTCAATTGGATGTTTCTGCAGAATAATGTGTTGTATTCACATTGgaatgaaaaatatttgcattttcataGATTCTAGATAATGCATTTCAACATGGGAGGAGTAGATGTCATTTGAAGGATTATTTTGTGGGGGGAAAAGCATCTGACACAAATAATAATTCCaagcagagtatttttactCTATTTTTATTAGACATGTCGTCGGCGGGGGGGTCTTTAAGTTCTATTTAAGCAGGTCTGGTGTGCGTATCTGATGTACATGCAAATGAAGGAAAGtttatttgagaaaatgtttgtAATCAGTTTGAACAGCACTTTTTAACCATGATAGTGTTCTGGTTTATCAGGGTCTTTATCAGGTTTGGACAGTGACTGTTTGACACCAAACTCTCTTTGCTCCTTTGCTATCAGCGATTGAGCACAATCACTTTCAAATCAAATCAGCCCGTCGGTAGTAGGGCCTATACTTAGATGGAATTTCTGTTCAGCAGTGTTAAATAACAAAGTTGTGGACTGGATTGTCATACAGGTGGAAGTCCATGTCTGTGTGTAACCCAGTGTTTGTGCACAGGTTAGTTTCCGTAGTTTTCCAGACGTCACACAGTTTCAACATTTCAGAGTTGCAAATCAGCGTTAACGGCTGGATCAAGTTTCTACCTGATCCATACTACCTGCTATCTTTTCCCATGACACTCCCCCAACTGTTCAGGAAGTTGCACCATTTCTGCAAGCAGGAACTTAACACAAAGTTGTATTTTCAGTGAATCTTACACTCATTCAGCAGGAATGCACTCCTCCACATTTATCCAGCACTAATAGTTTTCTGCTGCAGTAAGATGCATTGACAGCAGTTACAGTCTTTATAGTGCACATCTGGTGTATCAACCCAGTTAAGACACTTGTAGTTTTTGTGTCAACATGGTTGTGATATGCATGACTAcacgcgtgtgtgtgtaatgctTTTAAAAGCAGTATTGGCAGGAGAAGCCCTTAGACCATCTCAGATTATAGACCGAGCAAATACCTTTGACACAGAATCgctcacacaaatacacacatgaacGTTGAATACCTATCAGTCGATGTACCACttcagtgttgtttgtttgcacagGGTTTCCTATAATAACAGCCAAAGGTTAGGCTTATTAAGTCACCAGAAAATGAGTGTTTGAAACATATAGTATATTACAAAAGCATAATTTTGTTGAAAtcacatctttaaaaatattttagtacAAATTCAGTTGTCTTACCAGAGATGTTTGTTAGAATTGTAAAATAATTGAGAAAGGCTGTGTTTACACCACAGTAGTATAATGTAATACTTTTGTGAAATAGGATGTGTGGTTTGCTGATGACATACTCGCAAAATAGTATGCcgtttaaaaaatgtgtcatttacaCTTGAGGTTACATAATACTGTTATCCAGAGAAACTTTGCATTGATAcattaggaaaaaaatgtaatccttcAGTTTCTGTAATGCCCAGCAATTGGTTTAAAGTCAGAGTGTcattgcaaatgaaaaaaaatgtttttgtatccCAAAGTTAATGATATATGGCCGAATTTCtttggaaagaaataaaaacaaagaacgGGTTTCGATGTGAAAGCCTTATTCTAAGTGTGAATCGCTCTCAGAACACAAGACTTTTGGTAAATAAGTACAATAAGGGACAAGTGTGTCATGTACGGTGTATTCACAGTTGGAAGGTGCTCCCATCTCAGCTGAGTGTGTTCTATGTTTACCCAGCATGCCTCTGGCTCGCAGCCTCTCTGTGACGTCCCTGTCAGGACTGGAGGAATGGGACGAGGAGTTTGATTTGGAGGACGCTGTTCTTTTTGAAATTGCGTGGGAGGTCGCTAACAaaggcaagtgtgtgtgtgtgtgtgtgtgtgtgtgtgtgtgtgtgtgtgtgtgtgtgtgtgtgtgtgtgtgtgtgtgtgtgtgtgtgtgtgtgtgtgtgtgtgtgtgtgtgtgtgtgcacatctgtgTCTGCGCTTACTTTTTAAAGTTagtgaaaataaatggtttCTATATGTAAACActtgatgaaaatgaatgttgaatGCACTTTGTAAGTCACCTCGGATAAAAGCATCAGCTTAATAAGTGTAATGttatgaaaacaggaaaaaaaaactacattagaAGTTTCCATGTATATCTCTAATCTTGATCATTCATACAGGTTATAACCTTCAGATAATTTGTAGTTTAAAGAGCGGCCTATCACCATAATGCCTCATATATTTCAGGTTGAATCATACTATATCTTTGTCTCACCTTTGTGTACGTACGTGTGGCATGTTTGCTGCATGTGTGAAGTCGGAGGCATCTACACCGTCATCCAGACCAAAGCCCGTCTGACCGCAGAGGAATGGGGGGAGAACTATTTCCTGGTGGGTCCTTACGTGGAGAGCAACGTGCGCACGCAGGTGGAGCTGATCGAGCCCACAAACCCCGTGCTAAAGAGAACCATTGACAAGATGAACTCCAGTGGGTGTAAGGTAGTACCACACGTACACAGTAAACACATATATACCTCGGAGTTAAATTTGTATGTTCCACTCAAGGACAGCCATTATTACTACAAATAGTTGGAGGGTTTATAGAGTGAGATTTGCGAATATGTGTGGTGAATGTGAACTCCATTTACAAACCCAGTAAGAGATCATCACCACTTTCATACTCAGCCTCGACCACGTCTGTAAACACAGTGACATTTCCCCTCAAAGGTTACACGTTGTAtcagtgtctctctgtctcgctcacTCTCAGAAATACACTCCAGAAATAGAtgactgtaagtgtgtgtgtgatcatttgAAAGCTTTGTGCTGTGTCACTCTGGGAGTGCTGTGGAGTTATGGGTCAAGGCTACGAGCTTTTTTAAAGGGGTAGTGCAGCCTTTTCAACGAAGCCTATCTGGTTTACCTTGCACCACACGACCTTTAATCTCACAACAGACCAGCACCAGAGCAAAGTAAGTTGgatgaaaatgtgtatttaagaTATTTAGGTCCTGTATTCCAGTTTAGTCACATTTGAAGCTTGAAGTGACGTACTTTGATTGCGCTTCTGTATCAGCTAGACAAACTTCATCAAGGTTAATCTTGGATTGTTTGGTTAGACCATGTTTTAAATCCAGTTTTAATGGGATGAGTGCCATGCAAGTAAAATACTTGTCGATTAAAAACAGAAGGACGAACCCATTAATctacatattaaaaacaaaaacataaatagcTAATTAATTCCAAAAAAGCATAGGAGTTGCTGTTGCAGCAGCAACTCTTAATACTAAAGTTGATACAGATTTGAGTGGTTTATATTATTTTGGGTGGTGTGTGGCATGAAGAATTAAAGTAAATTTTCCCctattttctccatttccctGCAGGTCTACTTTGGGCGCTGGCTTATTGAGGGCAGTCCCTATGTTGTGCTGATAGATGTTGCGTTTACGGCCTGGTCTCTTGACAGCTGGAAGGCCGAATTGTGGGACCTTTGTGACATCGGCGTGCCATGGTTCGACCGAGAGGCCAACGACGCCGTGCTGTTTGGCTTCCTGACTGCCTGGCTTCTGGGAGAGGTCAGAGACAAGAGATCTATTAATtgacaataatacaaaaaatatgttgaatgtttaatttgttttagtCGTGTCAAAAGGAGAAATTCAATACTGTGCAGAAAGAAGACGGTGGAGCTGTTGGTGCTTAGAAAGTCTAAAAGCTTGGAATGAAAATaagttgtgttttattgcattttggtGTGTATGCCCGTTGTCTATATTAACCCTGTTTTCTCCCACATTGCAGTTTGCAGCCCAGAGTGAGGATCCTCCGCACATCGTGGCCCATTTCCATGAGTGGTTGGCCGGCCTGGGCTTAGTGCTGTGTAGACATAGACAGCTGCCCATCGCAACCATCTTCACCACTCATGCAACACTGCTGGGACGATACCTGTGTGCTGGAAGTGTGGACTTCTATAACAAACTTGCAGAAGTGCGTGTCTGTACTGTGTACCATTTTATTACGCagcaatgtaatgtaaagcaaaagcaaaataatagAAAGAGGCCATTTAACTGTCAAGCTGACTTTAATTATTATGTAGAAAAGAATAATCAGACAGATATTCAACAAGAAATGTACACTTCatcacactctccctctcctgtttGTGTCCCATACAGTTCAACGTGGATAAGGAAGCAGGCGACAGACAGATTTACCACCGCTACTGTTTGGAGCGAGCAGCTGCTCACTGTGCTCATGTCTTCACCACTGTTTCTCAGATCACAGCCATTGAGGCGGAGTACCTGCTCAAGAGGACACCAGGTGTGTGGAGATGATTTGTTGCGTGAAATGCAGAAACTTCCTATCGTGCTTTGTCAGTGGCCAGACACAACAGGCCTTGACTGTGCGAGAGATGGTGTATTTCTCACTGCTTTTCTTACTgaatatttcattcaaattttAATTCACCAAGTTAGCTACCTAGCTTGTTAGATACTTAAATAACTGTTTATCTGTGTCTGTATTTTAATATGCTTAACCTCTCCAATCACAAACAGACATTGTCACTCCCAATGGGCTCAACGTGAAGAAGTTCTCAGCCGTGCACGAGTTTCAAAACCTCCACGCTCAGAGCAAGAATCGGATTCAGGAGTTCGTCAGGGGACACTTCTACGGGTCAGACACACGTTACTCAACATTCACAGCACAGTTGAAACCGTTATTATAGTGGAAAACGATACTACCGACTGATTGTAAGCGCTACACTCATCCAGCTCTTGTGACAgattttggtttgtgtttgacCACCAGGCACCTGGACTTCAACCTGGACAAGTGCTTGTTCCTCTTTATTGCTGGAAGGTATGAGTTCTCCAACAAAGGAGCCGACATCTTCTTGGAAGCTTTAGCCAGACTCAACTATCTACTGAGGGTAAGTGTTGTGTCAACaaatgtgtgtggctgtgtgtgtgtgttggagaagGATGACAGTAAATCCTAAATGTAACACCATATGCCTGTATGGTCTGCCTGTTTCAGGTCAATCACAGTGACGTGACCGTCATTGCGTTCTTTATCATGCCAGCTCGGACGAACAACTTCAATGTGGAAACCTTGAAGGGCCAAGCAGTCAGGAAACAGCTCTGGTGAAGTTTCTTCttatgttaaagaaaatgaaacgaGATGAAGCCAGACAGACAAAGTGCTACACTCATCCACTTGGAATAGTGCTTTGAAGTTgtctaataaaaaatgtatcctcTTTGTTTCGTTTCCTGACAGGGATACTGCTCAGACTGTGAAGGAACGTTTCGGAAAGAAACTTTATGACTCACTTCTAGTGTAAGTTGGCCCCTTTCAGTCTACTTCATGAAACCTTTAACACATGAATTAAACTGTCCTATGATGCCATAATATCAAAAGTAGGAAGAAAGTAAGAAGAAGCCCATCTAATAAAAAACGTAATCAAAAATGTTCCCATCAGACCCAGATATACCTAGATTCAGATTCTGTACAGAATGTAGACTGTGTGCAGCCATTGTGAAACAAGCTAGTTGAGTTTATTCATGCTAATAAATATTctattgtagtcatttttacaAGTCTTAAACAAGCTGTTTTCATCAGTGGGCAACTGCCAGATGTGTCGAAGATCCTGGACAAAGAGGATTTCACCATAATGAAGCGTGCCATCTTCGCGACTCAGAGACAATGCCAGCCTCCAATCTGCACCCACAACATGCTGGAGGACAGCAGCGACCCCATCCTAAACTGTGTCCGCCGCATCGGCCTTTTCAACAGCTCTGCTGACCGTGTCAAGGTAAGGTCAACTGTCAGTAGTCTATAAATgcccacaaaaaaataatttgttctgacctttgtacatttttttagtaaaaacatgtttaaacgCATTCTCAACTAAACTATAATATGTGTTCAGGAAATGCGCCAGCTGCTACGTCATAATTTCAAGAATGAACATGATTTAAGTTTCTGAAGTGATCATCATTCCACATTGTGACGTTTTAGTGAGCCACGAGAAATTACGGTTTGCTGTTTATAGTGTTTGCTATAGTAAATACTGATACTGAATGGCTTCTCCATCCTTTAGATTATCTTCCACCCTGAGTTCCTTTCGTCCACCTCTCCTCTACTTCCAATGGATTATGAGGAGTTTGTAAGAGGCTGCCACCTCGGCGTCTTCCCCTCTTACTACGAGCCTTGGGGATACACACCAGGTATGACTCATACGTGCCGTCGAGGTGTATTCATGTTGTGTGGgtttattgtataatatcaAAATTATTAATCGGACCTTACTGATTCTGTCACCGTCAGCTGAGTGCACAGTCATGGGAATTCCATCAATCTCAACTAACCTGTCAGGCTTTGGCTGTTTCATGGAGGAACACATAGCAGACCCCTCAGCATACGGTGCGTTTCTCATACTTTATCTGTTAAACACTAAGTTTGTCTTTTAAAAGAAACGCAGGGATAACTGATGCTTCTTTCTCATCATGGTGTTTCTGTTTGCAGGTATTTACATCCTGGACCGTCGGTATCGGGGGGTCGACGAGTCGTGTAACCAGCTCACGTCCTTCCTGTTCCAGTTTTGCAAGCAGAGCCGGCGCCAGCGGATCATCCAGAGGAACCGGACTGAGCGTCTGAGCGAACTCTTGGACTGGAAATACCTCGGCAGGGTTAGATTCAAAATCTCAAACTAATATTCTTTTTCATGTGATCATTGCTTAACTTCAAGATGgattaatgttgttgtttgttcttgttttctgCACTAGTATTATATATCAGCCCGTCATATGGCCCTGGCTAAAGCCTTCCCTGACACTTACATGTATGAACTTCATGAACCCACCTCAGTAAGTcaacatgtgtgtttgaatggtAGATGTGCCAAGTTTTCACAATTCATTACTTCACAAATCAGATTCTGATGTCTTTTGTTTCTCGTCCTCAGACCTCAGGATTCCGTTATCCCCGACCAGCCTCTGTGCCTCCGTCTCCATCTCTGTCCCGCCACTCTTCCCCTCACCACAGCGAGGCTGAGGACAACGACGAAGAAGAGCGCTATGACGAGGATCTGGAGGCAGAAAAGGACCGGGTGAACATCCGCCAGCCCTACGCTCTGCCATTCAAAAATAAGTCTTCTTCTGTCCTGGGGGCCAATGGAAACGGCAATGGTGTCACAAGCGAGAAAAACTGAGacgtgcacagacacacaaacgcacataagtacatacacacagtacatgc
This genomic window from Anoplopoma fimbria isolate UVic2021 breed Golden Eagle Sablefish chromosome 11, Afim_UVic_2022, whole genome shotgun sequence contains:
- the gys1 gene encoding glycogen [starch] synthase, muscle, with product MPLARSLSVTSLSGLEEWDEEFDLEDAVLFEIAWEVANKVGGIYTVIQTKARLTAEEWGENYFLVGPYVESNVRTQVELIEPTNPVLKRTIDKMNSSGCKVYFGRWLIEGSPYVVLIDVAFTAWSLDSWKAELWDLCDIGVPWFDREANDAVLFGFLTAWLLGEFAAQSEDPPHIVAHFHEWLAGLGLVLCRHRQLPIATIFTTHATLLGRYLCAGSVDFYNKLAEFNVDKEAGDRQIYHRYCLERAAAHCAHVFTTVSQITAIEAEYLLKRTPDIVTPNGLNVKKFSAVHEFQNLHAQSKNRIQEFVRGHFYGHLDFNLDKCLFLFIAGRYEFSNKGADIFLEALARLNYLLRVNHSDVTVIAFFIMPARTNNFNVETLKGQAVRKQLWDTAQTVKERFGKKLYDSLLVGQLPDVSKILDKEDFTIMKRAIFATQRQCQPPICTHNMLEDSSDPILNCVRRIGLFNSSADRVKIIFHPEFLSSTSPLLPMDYEEFVRGCHLGVFPSYYEPWGYTPAECTVMGIPSISTNLSGFGCFMEEHIADPSAYGIYILDRRYRGVDESCNQLTSFLFQFCKQSRRQRIIQRNRTERLSELLDWKYLGRYYISARHMALAKAFPDTYMYELHEPTSTSGFRYPRPASVPPSPSLSRHSSPHHSEAEDNDEEERYDEDLEAEKDRVNIRQPYALPFKNKSSSVLGANGNGNGVTSEKN